TGCGGTTCACCCGGCGGAAAAGGACGCGGCACGCGTGTTGGTGCGCAATGCGTTGCGCGCGGTGGATTTTGGAAATTGCGAGCGCATGGTGCGCATCAACCAGCTTCCGCTCGGGCTGGCCGACCTGGACGAAGTTGTTCCGGAGTCGCCCGACCTGATACTGCTGCCGAAAACGGAGCACCCCGAGCAGGTGACGGAAGTCGAGCAGCGGATCGCGCGCGTGCAGTCGCGCTGCGGCATCAAGCGCGACATCTGGCTGCTGCCGATTTTGGAGACGGCGTTGGGAATTGAAAATGCGTGGGCGATCGCAACCGCATCGCCGCACAACGTGGCGCTGACCATCGGGCTGGAGGATTACACCGCCGATCTGGGCGTAGCGAAGACGGCGGTGGGTACGGAGTCACTGTACGCGCGCACGCGCCTGGTGAATGCCGCGCGAGCCGCGGGTTTGCAGGCGAACGATTCGGTGTATGGCGATGTAGGCGATCTGGAAGGACTGGCAGAGTGGGCACGCAACGCGCGCGCACTCGGGTTTGAGGGCATGGGCTGCGTGCATCCGCTGCAGATTGCGGTGATTCACGAGGCGTTCGCGCCGGCGCCGTGGGAGATCGAGCGGGCACTGAGGATCGTCGCCGCGTTTGAAGATGCGCAGGCGCGCGGGCTGGGCGTGGTCAGCCTTGGGTCGAAGATGATTGACGCCCCGGTGGTGCAGCGCGCGCTGAAGCTGGTGCAGCGGGCCGAGCGTATGGGCATGGTGACGCCGGAGATGCGCGCCGCGGCGGTTGCGCAAAAGCCCGCGCCGAAAACAGCGTCGGAGGGCGGAGAAGGATAGAGCTTTGGCCCTGCGTACAGCGGCTAAAGCCGACTCAGATAGCACCGAATGGCACGACTAAAGTCGTGCCCTGATACAAAGTGCAAGCAGCACGATTTCCGATGAGCACAACCGCAAGCTCGATTGAAATGCCGACCAACGCCGCGGGGCGCGTGGTGCCGACGAACGTTAACGGCACGCCGCAGCGGCCCTACGCGGGCGTGAACAACGATCATCCGCAGGGACGCACGGCGGCGGCGCCGATCCGCAGCGCCGCCGATTATCCGATGAACGGCGACAAGCGCGTGCCCGATCTTGAAACCGCGCTGCGCCAATGCGGGCTGAGCGACGGGATGACGATCTCGACGCACCATCACCTTCGCGACGGCGACCGGGTGGCGCTGTGGGCGCTCCAGGCGGCGGCGAAGATGGGGGTGCACGACCTGATGTGGTTTCCGAGCGCGTCGTTTCCCGCGCACGCGCCGGTCATCGAACTGATGGAATCCGGCAACGTGCATCACATCGAGGGCTCGATGAACGGGCCGCTGGGCGATTACTGCACGCAGGGAAGGATGCGCGGCCTGGGCGTGCTGCGCTCGCACGGTGGACGCTGGCAGGCGATCCAGGACGGCGAAGTGCACATTGACATCGCGGTGATTGCCGCGCCCACCGCCGATCAGTTCGGCAACGCCAACGGGTCGCACGGGCCTTCGGCCTGTGGCTCGCTGGGGTTCGCGCTGGCGGATTCCATGTACGCCGACCGTGTGATCGTGGTCACCGATAACCAGGTCGAGTTCCCCTGCGTACCCTGGCAGATCCAGGGCAACAACGTCGACTATGTCGTCCCGGTGGACTCGATCGGCGATCCGGCAAAGATCGTCTCGGGTACGACGCAGATTACGCGCTCGCCCGACCGGCTGCTGATCGCGCAGTACGTGGCGCGGTTCGTACGCGACGCCGGCATCATGCGCCCGGGATTCTCGTTCCAGGCGGGCGCGGGCGGCATCGCGCTCGCTTTTGTGGATTACCTACGACGTTACATGAAGCAGAGCGGGGTGCGGGCGCGCTTCGTGCGCGGCGGCTCGACGCGATATCTGGTTGAACTCCTCAACGAGGGTCTCACCGATTACATTCTCGACGGGCAGACGTTCGACCTCGACGCGGTGCGCTCTATAGCCAACGACCCACGTCACATCCCGACCTCGCCCTTCACCTCCTACAACTACCACGGCAAGGGATTTTTCAATTCGCTGGTCGACGTGGTGGTGCTGGGCGCGACGGAAGTGGACGTGAACTTCAACGCGAATGTGGTGACGCACTCCGACGGCCGTCTGCTGCACGGCATCGGCGGCTGGCAGAACTGCCTATTCGCGGGATGCACGGTGCTGGCCGTCCCGTCGTTCCGCGACCGCATTCCGGTGATTGTGGACCAGGTGACGACGCTCACCGGGCCGGGTGAACTGATCGACGTGGTGGCCACCGAGCGCGGGATTGCCATCAATCCGCGGCGCAAAGACCTGCTCGATGCCGTCCAGGGATCATCCCTGCCCATCCGTCCCATTCAAGCCATCCAGCGCGACGTCGAGAAAATCTGCGGCGGCAAACCGCAGAAACCGCGCCTGACCGAGAAGCCGGTCGCCGTGGTGAAGTGGGTGGACGGCACGGTGCTGGACACGGTCTGGCAAGTTCGCACATAAATTTCCGCATAGCAAGTTGCTCCCGCTCAAGGCGTTGGCGTAGTCTCCTCTGCTTATGACAGCTTCAGCGCGACATCTCCACCGTGCTCTGGCGACCGCCGTCCTCTGGGCCCCACTCCTGCTCACCCCGGCGCTGCACGCCCGCTTCACGCTCGAACAGGTGATGAGTTCGCCCTTCCCCAGCGAGTTGACCGCTGCCGAGCGCAGCGCTCGCGTGGCATGGGTGTTCGACGCCAAGGGCGTACGCAATATCTGGGTCGCAGACGCGCCCGGCTTCGGCGCTCGTCAAGTGACGCACTACAGCGCCGATGACGGTCTGCCGCTGGCGAGCGTCCGCCTGACGCCTGACGGTCGCGCCGTCGTCTACGTCCGCGGCAGCGAGACCAATAAGAAGGGCGAAGTCGCCGATCCCACCAGCAACGTGCAGCAGCCGCACCAGGAGGTGTGGGCGGTGAACGTGGATCAGGGCGAGCCGCGCCTGCTGGGCACGATGGAATGCGACGAGGAAGGTTGCGAAGACGTGCAGCTATCGCCCGACGGCCAGCGCGCCGTATGGGCGGGCGCGAAGGGACAGTTGTGGATCGCGCCAGTCTCGGGGGCGGAAAAGGCACGCCAGCTCACCTACGCGCGCGGAGAAAATTCCAGCCCGCGCTGGTCGCCTGACGGCAAGCGCATCGCGTTCACCAGCAACCGCGGCGATCACAGCTTCATTGCGGTGTATGAATTTGGCGGCGACACGCTGCGCTACGTGGCGGCCT
The sequence above is a segment of the Terriglobia bacterium genome. Coding sequences within it:
- a CDS encoding citrate lyase subunit alpha (citrate-ACP transferase, the alpha subunit catalyzes the formation of (3S)-citryl-CoA from acetyl-CoA and citrate), producing the protein MPTNAAGRVVPTNVNGTPQRPYAGVNNDHPQGRTAAAPIRSAADYPMNGDKRVPDLETALRQCGLSDGMTISTHHHLRDGDRVALWALQAAAKMGVHDLMWFPSASFPAHAPVIELMESGNVHHIEGSMNGPLGDYCTQGRMRGLGVLRSHGGRWQAIQDGEVHIDIAVIAAPTADQFGNANGSHGPSACGSLGFALADSMYADRVIVVTDNQVEFPCVPWQIQGNNVDYVVPVDSIGDPAKIVSGTTQITRSPDRLLIAQYVARFVRDAGIMRPGFSFQAGAGGIALAFVDYLRRYMKQSGVRARFVRGGSTRYLVELLNEGLTDYILDGQTFDLDAVRSIANDPRHIPTSPFTSYNYHGKGFFNSLVDVVVLGATEVDVNFNANVVTHSDGRLLHGIGGWQNCLFAGCTVLAVPSFRDRIPVIVDQVTTLTGPGELIDVVATERGIAINPRRKDLLDAVQGSSLPIRPIQAIQRDVEKICGGKPQKPRLTEKPVAVVKWVDGTVLDTVWQVRT
- a CDS encoding citrate lyase ACP, with translation MVTAANINTLTFEAGHSGPGVRSDCRVAFMPRSAGGIDIELQSKVAAYYGDSILTQAREVLADLGVEHARVMIEDAGALSFVISARIEAAVRRAGLGEGRRSLPEPVALPAASPRDRLRRSRLYLPGSEPKYFINAALHAPDTIILDLEDAVHPAEKDAARVLVRNALRAVDFGNCERMVRINQLPLGLADLDEVVPESPDLILLPKTEHPEQVTEVEQRIARVQSRCGIKRDIWLLPILETALGIENAWAIATASPHNVALTIGLEDYTADLGVAKTAVGTESLYARTRLVNAARAAGLQANDSVYGDVGDLEGLAEWARNARALGFEGMGCVHPLQIAVIHEAFAPAPWEIERALRIVAAFEDAQARGLGVVSLGSKMIDAPVVQRALKLVQRAERMGMVTPEMRAAAVAQKPAPKTASEGGEG
- a CDS encoding S9 family peptidase, translating into MTASARHLHRALATAVLWAPLLLTPALHARFTLEQVMSSPFPSELTAAERSARVAWVFDAKGVRNIWVADAPGFGARQVTHYSADDGLPLASVRLTPDGRAVVYVRGSETNKKGEVADPTSNVQQPHQEVWAVNVDQGEPRLLGTMECDEEGCEDVQLSPDGQRAVWAGAKGQLWIAPVSGAEKARQLTYARGENSSPRWSPDGKRIAFTSNRGDHSFIAVYEFGGDTLRYVAASADRDIMPRWSPDGTRIAFVRLHGAERGLPIIPERPAPWAIWVADAA